The genome window ACTTCCGCCTGTAATTGTAGTAATTTTTGATTTTGTATTAGAATTTCTTTTGACTGTACTTCTAAAATTTGGTGTGCCTGATGAATTTTAGCGATAATCTCGCCTATCACAGTTGCGGTTTCTGCGTCAAGTGCTGTAAAATTTGCGATTGATTGTTCGCCCAAACTTACACCTATACCGTTATCTACACACCCAGTAGGGCAATAACCAAAAGCACTACTAGCAACCATTAAAAGCGATAAAATAAATTTTCTCATTATGCTACCTTTTTTCATCTAATCGGCTATAAAGTCTATACATCTGAGCCAAAAATTCTTTTTTAGGTATATGTTCGGTTATCGGTATCGGTTTTGACATCTCTTTTGCCTCATAAGTGATTTTTTTGCCAAATTTGAGTGAATTTTCGGTTACGCTACTGGCTCTATACACTTTACCGTCATTAAATACTATCATCTCGCCGTTATTCATCGCTATAACCTCTTTGTGCTTAATTGCTTGTTCTTTTTCTACTTTGTAGCGGTCTTCTGCTCCTATGCTACCTTTTATGCCTGTTCTGCGGTCGCTATACTCCATATCAATGAATTTCTTCTCTTCAACCAATTTAGAATAAAACTCAGTAGCCTCAGGATTGATATTTTTCATTAAAATGTGTGTTCCTGTAACGTCTTTTATCTCTGTTAATTCGGTGCTTTCGCTTCCTACAAGCTTACCAACTGCGTTAATCTGTGATACAGATTGAAAAATCGGTATAACTGAAATACCCAAACTTCGTGATTTACTCATAAGCCTACCAAAGCCCTCAATAATATAGCTTCCTGCCTCATCAAACCAACAAACAAACGGTATTTTAGGCTCTACGGCTTTTTCTGCCTTTTCGGCTGCAACGCCCTTAATCAAGCCTAAAATAAGCCGTCCTAAATCTTTTGGAGTTGTATCACTCGCCATTGTCGGCAAAGTTACAAAAATAAATTTGTTTCTTTGCACTGCTTCCCACATTGAAATTGTAGGCGTTTGCGTGTTAAAAACCTTGCCATAATCGCTTTTAAGGTTAGTTATAATGCCACGCCACGCCTGAGCCGACATACTAGCGTCATAAACGCCCTGTAAATCTGTGTTACCGCTCTGCTCCATACATTTATCTTCAAACATCTTGTCTTTTTTTATAAGAAAATCCTGATAATCTATGCCTATTGATGAACTTGCAAACATTATATAATCTTGTATAGCCGTGCTACTGTATGCAAAATCTCTATACTTTAATGCATCCTTAACGATTTTTTGCAACGTCATATATTCGCTTAAAACCGCAAAATCTAACGCTAAATTTTCGTTATCTCTACGCCACACCAAAAGCTTTAAAATATTTTTCATAAACTCTTTTTGTTTAGCTTTCCACTCGTTTTCTTCTCCTGCAAGTAAAGCTATTAAAATTTCATAAAGTGCCTCTGCACTACCACTTAAAAGCGGATTTACAGTATGCGTGTTATCCATATCTAAGAAATTTATGTGTATAAAGTCGTCCTCTCTGCCAAGTGCAACGCAAAGTCCGTAAATTTCTTTTGCAAACTCCGCCGTTCCCTTACCATCTACACACAAACCGCCACCGCCCAAAAGTAGCTGTTGTTCTATCATACCTTTCATAAAAACTGATTTTCCTGCTCCGATAGTTGCCATTATTAGCATATGCCGTTTAAACTGCTCTGTATCTAGCAAAAGCGGTCTAATTAAGTTATTAGGGGCTTTTACTGTCTTTACCGCACTACCAAAAAGCTTTTTAGCCTCAAAGCCTATATTTAACATATAAGGTTTTGCGGTCGGCTCGTTAGGCGTGATATTCTCATTTTCTTTTTTCTTGCTTTGCTTATCACGGCTAACGTAAAGTCCAAAACAAAACAAAGCCGACAACGCTAAAAAACTTCTAGCTATAAAATCTGTTGCTTGTCCGCCTTTGCCAACTAAACAAACTATGCTACAAATCAAGCCAATACCACAGATTGCATATACAAAATATCTAAAAAGTTCATCTTTTTTAAAAATGCTCTTTAAGGTTTCTCTATCAGGTAAAAAATATCGCTCTTCTAAATACTCAATTTGTTGTGCCATTTAAAAATCCCTGTCCTCTCTGCTGTTGTTACTGCTATTTTTTCTTTTCTGCGTGTTGTCGTTCTCGTTT of Campylobacter anatolicus contains these proteins:
- a CDS encoding type IV secretory system conjugative DNA transfer family protein; protein product: MAQQIEYLEERYFLPDRETLKSIFKKDELFRYFVYAICGIGLICSIVCLVGKGGQATDFIARSFLALSALFCFGLYVSRDKQSKKKENENITPNEPTAKPYMLNIGFEAKKLFGSAVKTVKAPNNLIRPLLLDTEQFKRHMLIMATIGAGKSVFMKGMIEQQLLLGGGGLCVDGKGTAEFAKEIYGLCVALGREDDFIHINFLDMDNTHTVNPLLSGSAEALYEILIALLAGEENEWKAKQKEFMKNILKLLVWRRDNENLALDFAVLSEYMTLQKIVKDALKYRDFAYSSTAIQDYIMFASSSIGIDYQDFLIKKDKMFEDKCMEQSGNTDLQGVYDASMSAQAWRGIITNLKSDYGKVFNTQTPTISMWEAVQRNKFIFVTLPTMASDTTPKDLGRLILGLIKGVAAEKAEKAVEPKIPFVCWFDEAGSYIIEGFGRLMSKSRSLGISVIPIFQSVSQINAVGKLVGSESTELTEIKDVTGTHILMKNINPEATEFYSKLVEEKKFIDMEYSDRRTGIKGSIGAEDRYKVEKEQAIKHKEVIAMNNGEMIVFNDGKVYRASSVTENSLKFGKKITYEAKEMSKPIPITEHIPKKEFLAQMYRLYSRLDEKR